From the genome of Mucilaginibacter paludis DSM 18603:
CTAAAAACCCTGTTATCCAAATCGCTGAAAAAGGTACCGTTGTTAAGGGATACAACATCCCGGTAGGAGCGCACATCGCGGTTGATGAAGGTGAGAAAATCCAAACCGGACAAATTATTGCCAAGATACCGCGTTCAACCGGAAAAACACGAGATATCACCGGTGGTTTACCGCGTGTAACTGAGTTGTTTGAAGCACGTAACCCATCAAACCCGGCTGTAGTAACCGAGATTGACGGTGTGGTAACTTTAGGTGGTGTTAAACGTGGTAACCGCGAGATGACCATCGAATCAAAAGACGGGCAGATCAAGAAATACCTTGTTCCATTGTCTAAACACATCCTGGTACAGGATAACGACTTTGTGAAAGCTGGTATGCCACTTTCTGATGGTTCTATATCTCCATCCGATATCCTGGCTATCAAAGGCCCGGCAGCTGTTCAGGAATACCTGGTGAATGGTATACAAGAAGTTTACCGTTTACAGGGTGTGAAGATCAACGACAAACACTTTGAAGTGATTGTTCACCAGATGATGCAGAAGGTAACCATTGAAGATGCCGGTGATACCAAGTTCTTGGAGAAGGAAGCCGTTAACTCATGGGATTTCATGGTAGAAAACGACGAGATCTTCGATAAGAAGGTTGTTGTTGATCCGGGAGATTCCAATAACATGAAGCCAGGCCAGATCGTTTCGGTAAGAAAACTCAGAGATGAGAATTCAATCCTGAAACGTAAGGATTTGAAGTTGGTTGAAGTTAGAGATGCTATTGCAGCCACATCAAGCCCAATGCTTCAAGGTATAACCAGGGCATCCTTAGGTACCAAATCGTTTATGTCTGCAGCATCGTTCCAGGAAACTACCAAAGTACTGAACGAAGCAGCGATTGCGGGTAAGGTAGATAAGATGTTAGGTTTGAAGGAAAACGTAATTGTTGGACACTTAATCCCGTCAGGAACAGGCTTAAGGATCTACGACAACGTCCGTGTAGGATCGAAAGAAGAATTCGACCGCCTGATGGCTTCCAAAACCGAAGAAGAAGTAGAAGCTTAATTTCTGCCGAATAAATAAACTTTACAAAGTCCTCTCTTTTCAGAGAGGACTTTTTTATTTTTATCCCACTATGGATATACAAAACGAAAACCAACTAAACATCGAATTGTCGGAAGAGGTAGCCGAAGGTATTTATTCAAACCTGGCCATCATCACCCATTCCAATTCGGAATTTGTGGTCGACTTTATCAGGCTGATGCCCGGCGTACCCAAAGCCAAGGTAAAATCAAGAATAATTTTAACTCCCGAGCATGCTAAAAGGCTGCTTGCCGCTTTAAGCGATAACATAGAAAAATTTGAAGCTACAAACGGCCGCATCAAAATCCAGGAGGACCCCACGGGTTTCCCGATGAATTTTGGGGGGACGATGGGACAGGCGTAACAAAGCTTAAAGCTGTAATAAAAAAAAGATGATCAGAAGTTATTCTTACAAGTTATTTTCTCTTCTAAGCATCATTATTCTTTATTTCAGCGTTTACTTTTGTTTTGGTGCGACATTTGCAAGTAGAAAATGCGAGGTGAAAATAATAAATGCGGCTTTTCAACAGTTGCATCATCAAGGCTCGGTTAAATCTGGCATTATCACATTTACATTTTCTCTGAGTACTAATTGTACTACAAGCGCCGGAGTTTATAAAGCCGATGGTACATTAATAAGAACCTTGTGGAATGCCGTAAGGCTAAACAAAGGAAGCTATACCAGAACATGGGATGGTATGGACGATTTGGGCGTTTTATGCGCCGACGGTAATTACAATATAAAAATACTCTCAAATAATGTAACGTATACTTGGGAGGGGGTAATTGGCAATACATCTGATTCATTAACCGGTCCAAGCGTGCATCATGCCATGAATAAAATTTCGTGCATGGCATTTGCCGGGAACACAGGCTATTTTTCAATAAATTTTACCGAACAGGATGCCAGTACATTTAAATTAACGGCTTCTCATCCGCAACAAAAACAAGTAATTTTAACAAAGGGCATCTCAACTCAGTTTGTTTGTACTGATGGTGAGAAAGTTTACTGGGCCGGCACGGATATAAAATTGACAGATAAAAGTTTTGTATTTGCTACAAGTGTTGCAGACGACTCCGAAATTTCATTTGCCAGCGGAAAGACGTATAAGGCCAAATACGGCCGGCTATATAAAAGTGCAATTGATACCGGTAGTATTGCCAAGTCTGCAATTACGGGTTTGGCTGTACAAACTAAATCGAAATTCCTTTTTGTTGCTCATAGCAATAGTAACCAGTTAACAGTTATTAATAAGAATACCGGATCTGTAGTTCAGGTAGTTCCGTTTACGTATCCCCAATCTTTATGTGTTGATCAAAAAGATAATCTATGGGTAGTGTATAAGGATCTTCATCAAAAAAAAATCGTAGAAAAATTTAAGGTAAATAGTGATGGCCACCTCACTCCTTTGAATATCATATTGCCAAATCTGGAAAATCCCTTAGCTGTTTCTGTTTCTCCTGATAATAGCAAAATATTAGTGGCTGATGCCGGTGGTAGCCAGCAAGTAAAAGCATTTGATAATTTAACAGGATTGGAAATTTGGTCATTAGGTGCTCATGGCGGCTATAGTAACGATCCATCGGTGACCAATTATAAATTCTATTTTAGCGACCAGATCTCCGATCAACCAACCTTTATAGCTTTTCAGCCTGATGGATCTTTTTGGGTTGAAGATCCGGGAAACGGCAGGACATTGCATTACGGGGCCAATAAAATTTTTATTGACGATATCATGTACCGGCCTATTTCCTACAATACCAATGCAGATGTTACTAATCCTGTGAGGGTTTTTTCCGACTACTTAGAGTTTAAAATAGACTATTCGAAACCTTTAAGGCCAAACAATGGCTCTTGGCTGTTATGGAAAAATTGGGGTGCCAAGGTTCCTAAAAACTTAGATGATCAGTTCAGCAGATTTAGAAATTTAGCCACATTATCAAATAATAAAACTTATACTCTTTTATTTGACAGAGCGAAGCGTTCTTGGGTACTGGCTGAGTTTGCAAAGGATGGCTTACGGATAACGTCAATAATAATTAAAGACGATAACACGCAACTTTATCCTGACGGTTCTTTAAGGAGGGTTTCAAAAGCTCAAATTGGAATGTCGACAGTATGGACAGAGCGTGCGTTAACCGGATTCGATAACGTCGGCAATCCGTCATGGGGCGAGGAGGTCACATTGGCCAGTTCTCCCCCGGTTACTGCAAACGATCCTGTCTATTGGAGTAATTATACCACACTTAGGTCGGGGTCGGTAACTTCATCTGGAACATTGATATCATTTGAAGCAGGGCTATCGCCCCGTGATGGAAATCAATGGCATTTGGGAGGTATCAAAGTGGGGAGCAACAAGTGGTTATGGCGTACGGCTATGAATATTGGAAGGCGATATGAGGGTGAGTTTCCACGGGACGGTTCGTATGATAGTGGAAATTATGTAAAATATCCCGGGAGCACCGTATTGGTAAGTGGAGACAATATTATTTGGGGCTATCATGGTGAGTCATGGAAGAATAACCAGACTAATAAATGGAACTATGTAAATACCGACGGATTATTGATTGCTCAGTTCGGCATAACAGGGCCTGAGGTATCTGGTAAAGAAGCTCCGGCTATGATGGCCGGCAATGCCTTTTCTGGAGCTTTGGTGAAAGTTCACAACGATCTGTATTTATATCATAATGATGAATCCTATCATGGGGGAGTACATCGCTGGAAGATCAGCAACCTAAATTCTGTAAAAGAGCAGATTATTCCTGCTACGGTTGCAAATAATGCCCACGGGTTATTGGCTGAGTACTACGAAGGTCCGGATCTTGATAATCTTAAAATTAAAACAACCAGGATAGACAACCAAATCGACCTCAATTTAGCATCTGTTAAATTACCTTCTGCATACGGTATCCAAAATACCAGCGATTTTTCGGTAAGTTGGCAAGGCTTCATCAAAGCAAAATATTCAGAACGATATGTATTTCATGCCATAGGGGTAAATTTACGGGTGTGGATTAACGGGAATTTATTAATTGGAAATAAATCTCACGTTGACACAGCAAGTATTATGCTGGTGGCCGGTAGCGTGTATCCTATTAAGGTTGAAGCTTGTCATGTCGATAAGTCATCTCCGGTTAGTCTAAGTTGGGCAAGTGCCAGTCAGAAGATGGAAATTATTCCGAAAGCGCAGTTGTATCCGGCCAATTTTCCCGACAGGTTAAAAGGGTTTGACCTTTTGGAAAACGTTCCTCATGCAGCTTTGCTCGAAGATAATCGTTATGGATGGGATAGGAGTCCAGTTAAGGAGGATAGCACATCCCGTATTACTAAGTTTTGGACGGCTTCAACAAGTATAAAAACTTACGATAGGTTTTCATCTCCAGATTTATATACTTTATTTAGACAAGGTAATAATTCAGCCGCAATTGTATCAAGAGATCTGGCCACCAAGGGTAACGTTTCTGCCTGGAATATTAATGGGCTGATAAGTTTTGAAGGTAACTATTTTAATAAAGGCTCCAATGTAGACAATACTGGGGATGGTGGTAGTTTTGTTGAGATTTTAGATAACAATAAAAAGATTGTTGTTCGTTTTTTTATTCACGAGGATGATAGGGGAAATGATGCTCAAATATATGTTAATGAAAAAATATTAACACATATGGATAAAAATAACTTACGAAGCTTAGTGGGTAAATTTCAACCACTAACTATATCGTCAAAAAATAATATAATTAGCGTAAAATATGCATCTTTACCGATGGTGCAAATTGCTAAATTAGATCCGGACAGTAATGTTAAGTTACCCACGACTTTCAGATTATATTTTTGGACTAAAAATAAAAGTGAAGATAGAAGTATAGATATTGCAAATTTATATTACAAATTTCAGTAGATAAAACCGTTAACACCATCAGGCTTTAAATTTAAACATTACATAACATTTTATTTAGGGAGAAAAATATGAGGAGTTTTTATATTGGATACGATAAATTAAGACTTTCACACCCGCACATTTCAAAATTTAGCCACATGTTATAATCACAAGCAATTCAAAAGCAACATGGAATATTCAAATGTACAAAAGCCGAAAAGGGTTGAATGGCTTGATATAGCTAAGGGAATTGGTATACTATTGGTTGTGTTAGGGCATTCTGGCCCGTCTGCTAAAATATCCTGGTGGATATGGTCTTTTCACATGCCATTATTTTTTGTTATCTCGGGTATATTATTTTCAATTGATAAGTATCCGAGTTTTGGCGTACTATTTACAAAGAGAAATTCAGGCCTTATCAGGCCATATTTTTTCTTTGTAGCTATTTCGCTACTGGTTGAATATTTATTAAATTCCACTTTTGGAATCACGTCCGTACTTATCCATGGTTCCGGCTTAGCGCTTTGGTTTATCCCCGTGTTATACCTCACCGAATTGTTTTATTATTTACTTAGAAGATATTTGAGCGATTTGCTTTTGATTGGATGCTTAGTTGCATTGTCCTTAATTGGGTTTTATTTAACTATATTGGGCATCCGTTTTCCATACAATGCTCAAGCTGTATTTACTGCCATTGCATTTTACGGCTTTGGTAACCTTGGTTCACAGAAACTAAAGCTATTCTTAAAAGCTATAAATAAATTAAGAACTTCGCTTTTATTAATAATATTTATAGGTATAAATTTTATTTTTTGCTTTTTAAATCATGGACGATTTGATTTATTTAAAAATGAAATGGGGAATTACCTATATGTGTACCTATCCGCTTTGGCTGGTTGTATGTTTGTTTTTTTACTATCTAATGCCCTTGATCATAATACCTCAATTTTTGCCGGTTTTTGCAAAAGAATTTTTGTTTACCTTGGTACAAATACTTTAGTTATACTGGGCATGCACCAAGTGATTAAACTGGCGCTCGTCAAGATATTTAGCGAATTAAATATAAATGGAGTTTTGTCGTTGCTGGGGCGGCAATTGTTACTTTGGGTTTTCCTTATGATATTCATTTACTTGTTTAATAACTATCTGCCTTATTTTATCGGAAAGAGACAAACCTTAATAAAAACTGGCCGAAACAAAACTAACCCGGTAGCCTCAGTTGGCTCAAACCTAAATTAATTTTATCCTGCGGGTCATTATATCAGACTTTGAATATTTATAACCTGCAATTGAATAAGAATAAAAAAAACAGAAAAAAAATGCGAATTTGATAATATTTGAGTTTTTTTATTACATTTGTTAAAACATTAATCCAATTATTAATGCATAAATATCAATTAGAGAAGAGTTTTCTTGTCGCACTTTTCGTGTCATTTTGTTTTACTTCGTGTTATACAACAAAAAAATCAGTCTATTTTACCGACCTGGTTGATTCTGCATCAAAAAGGAATATTAACACTGCTGTATTTAAAGAACCATTAATTCAAACTGACGATATTCTA
Proteins encoded in this window:
- a CDS encoding DUF3467 domain-containing protein, giving the protein MDIQNENQLNIELSEEVAEGIYSNLAIITHSNSEFVVDFIRLMPGVPKAKVKSRIILTPEHAKRLLAALSDNIEKFEATNGRIKIQEDPTGFPMNFGGTMGQA
- a CDS encoding acyltransferase family protein, with translation MEYSNVQKPKRVEWLDIAKGIGILLVVLGHSGPSAKISWWIWSFHMPLFFVISGILFSIDKYPSFGVLFTKRNSGLIRPYFFFVAISLLVEYLLNSTFGITSVLIHGSGLALWFIPVLYLTELFYYLLRRYLSDLLLIGCLVALSLIGFYLTILGIRFPYNAQAVFTAIAFYGFGNLGSQKLKLFLKAINKLRTSLLLIIFIGINFIFCFLNHGRFDLFKNEMGNYLYVYLSALAGCMFVFLLSNALDHNTSIFAGFCKRIFVYLGTNTLVILGMHQVIKLALVKIFSELNINGVLSLLGRQLLLWVFLMIFIYLFNNYLPYFIGKRQTLIKTGRNKTNPVASVGSNLN
- a CDS encoding PA14 domain-containing protein; this translates as MIRSYSYKLFSLLSIIILYFSVYFCFGATFASRKCEVKIINAAFQQLHHQGSVKSGIITFTFSLSTNCTTSAGVYKADGTLIRTLWNAVRLNKGSYTRTWDGMDDLGVLCADGNYNIKILSNNVTYTWEGVIGNTSDSLTGPSVHHAMNKISCMAFAGNTGYFSINFTEQDASTFKLTASHPQQKQVILTKGISTQFVCTDGEKVYWAGTDIKLTDKSFVFATSVADDSEISFASGKTYKAKYGRLYKSAIDTGSIAKSAITGLAVQTKSKFLFVAHSNSNQLTVINKNTGSVVQVVPFTYPQSLCVDQKDNLWVVYKDLHQKKIVEKFKVNSDGHLTPLNIILPNLENPLAVSVSPDNSKILVADAGGSQQVKAFDNLTGLEIWSLGAHGGYSNDPSVTNYKFYFSDQISDQPTFIAFQPDGSFWVEDPGNGRTLHYGANKIFIDDIMYRPISYNTNADVTNPVRVFSDYLEFKIDYSKPLRPNNGSWLLWKNWGAKVPKNLDDQFSRFRNLATLSNNKTYTLLFDRAKRSWVLAEFAKDGLRITSIIIKDDNTQLYPDGSLRRVSKAQIGMSTVWTERALTGFDNVGNPSWGEEVTLASSPPVTANDPVYWSNYTTLRSGSVTSSGTLISFEAGLSPRDGNQWHLGGIKVGSNKWLWRTAMNIGRRYEGEFPRDGSYDSGNYVKYPGSTVLVSGDNIIWGYHGESWKNNQTNKWNYVNTDGLLIAQFGITGPEVSGKEAPAMMAGNAFSGALVKVHNDLYLYHNDESYHGGVHRWKISNLNSVKEQIIPATVANNAHGLLAEYYEGPDLDNLKIKTTRIDNQIDLNLASVKLPSAYGIQNTSDFSVSWQGFIKAKYSERYVFHAIGVNLRVWINGNLLIGNKSHVDTASIMLVAGSVYPIKVEACHVDKSSPVSLSWASASQKMEIIPKAQLYPANFPDRLKGFDLLENVPHAALLEDNRYGWDRSPVKEDSTSRITKFWTASTSIKTYDRFSSPDLYTLFRQGNNSAAIVSRDLATKGNVSAWNINGLISFEGNYFNKGSNVDNTGDGGSFVEILDNNKKIVVRFFIHEDDRGNDAQIYVNEKILTHMDKNNLRSLVGKFQPLTISSKNNIISVKYASLPMVQIAKLDPDSNVKLPTTFRLYFWTKNKSEDRSIDIANLYYKFQ